In Polyangia bacterium, the following are encoded in one genomic region:
- a CDS encoding aldehyde dehydrogenase family protein, translating to MNPATLAVIRELPCQNPDDLAKAVQRARAAQPAWASLSLTDRRRGLRRLTRRLLADPEAMDTLVAESGKPRYQAELIELFYTCELTRFYTGRVGRRALRDDLRHPLIFVNKRARVVYHPRGQLTFPYRSRTLRFVRWLMRRLYG from the coding sequence GTGAACCCGGCCACACTGGCGGTGATCCGCGAGCTTCCCTGTCAGAATCCTGACGACCTGGCGAAAGCGGTCCAGCGCGCCCGCGCTGCCCAGCCGGCCTGGGCCTCCCTGTCGCTGACCGACCGGCGCCGCGGCCTGCGGCGGCTCACCAGACGCCTATTGGCCGACCCCGAGGCAATGGACACCCTGGTCGCCGAAAGCGGCAAACCCCGCTATCAGGCCGAACTGATCGAGCTGTTCTATACCTGCGAACTGACGCGCTTTTACACCGGGCGCGTGGGCCGGCGGGCGCTGCGCGACGACCTGCGCCACCCGCTGATCTTCGTCAACAAACGGGCCCGGGTGGTCTATCACCCGCGCGGCCAGCTGACGTTTCCTTATCGGTCGCGCACGCTGCGGTTCGTGCGCTGGTTGATGCGCCGGCTTTACGGCTGA
- a CDS encoding acyl-CoA dehydrogenase family protein → MHFDPDPEQRLIADTARAFAERELGPQAAERDRTHAFPEAEMRRLGELGLLGVTVPAAWGGSEAGPVALALAVREVARGDAAVAVTMSVTNMVAEIIARCGTDQARGENLPRLCSGAAVAGAFALSESQAGSDPRAMTTTVERAASGDGYVVRGNKLWTTSGDRAGVLIVAARHGASMGGPGYSAFVLGTPAPGLSAGKREQKMGQHGSSTMAMTFDDVAVSASARLSGEGDGLRVALAGLGSGRIGIAALSIGIAQAALETASRYVRERQQFGAPLAEQQAIRFMLADSAMAIEAAWLLTLQAAWLKQTDQPFVRQACQAKLMASERANEVCDRAIQMLGGYGYTREFPVERFFRDVRVTTLYEGTSQIQRLVIARELLREARAMSPDVRGP, encoded by the coding sequence GTGCACTTCGATCCCGATCCTGAACAGCGGCTGATCGCCGACACCGCGCGCGCCTTCGCGGAGCGCGAGCTTGGGCCGCAGGCGGCGGAGCGCGATCGCACCCACGCCTTCCCGGAGGCGGAGATGCGTCGCCTGGGCGAGCTCGGCCTGCTGGGCGTCACCGTCCCGGCAGCGTGGGGCGGGTCGGAAGCGGGGCCGGTGGCGCTGGCCCTGGCCGTGCGCGAGGTGGCGCGCGGCGACGCGGCGGTGGCGGTCACGATGTCGGTCACCAACATGGTCGCCGAGATCATCGCCCGCTGCGGAACCGACCAGGCTCGCGGCGAAAATCTGCCTCGTCTGTGCAGCGGCGCCGCCGTCGCTGGCGCCTTCGCCCTGTCCGAATCGCAAGCCGGCAGCGATCCGCGCGCCATGACCACCACCGTCGAACGCGCGGCCAGCGGCGACGGCTATGTCGTGCGCGGCAACAAGCTGTGGACCACCTCCGGCGATCGGGCGGGCGTGCTGATCGTGGCTGCCCGCCATGGCGCTTCGATGGGCGGGCCCGGCTATTCAGCCTTTGTTCTCGGTACGCCGGCGCCTGGGCTTTCGGCCGGGAAACGCGAGCAGAAGATGGGGCAGCACGGCTCGTCGACGATGGCCATGACCTTTGATGACGTCGCGGTGTCCGCATCGGCGCGGCTGTCGGGCGAGGGCGACGGGCTGCGCGTGGCGCTGGCGGGCCTGGGTAGCGGACGCATCGGCATCGCCGCGCTTTCGATCGGCATCGCCCAGGCGGCGCTGGAGACGGCGTCACGGTACGTGCGCGAGCGCCAGCAGTTCGGCGCGCCGCTGGCCGAGCAGCAGGCGATCCGTTTCATGCTCGCCGATTCAGCGATGGCGATCGAAGCGGCCTGGCTTTTGACCTTGCAGGCGGCGTGGCTCAAACAGACCGATCAGCCGTTCGTGCGCCAGGCCTGCCAGGCCAAGCTGATGGCTTCCGAACGGGCGAACGAAGTTTGCGATCGGGCCATTCAAATGCTGGGCGGATACGGCTACACGCGCGAATTTCCAGTCGAGCGTTTCTTCCGCGACGTCCGCGTCACCACCCTTTACGAAGGCACCAGCCAGATCCAGCGCCTGGTGATCGCCCGTGAGCTTTTGCGCGAGGCTCGCGCTATGTCGCCGGACGTTCGAGGGCCATGA
- a CDS encoding class I SAM-dependent methyltransferase, producing MSLYDRVLGIPFVYTRIRPLIVGGVDMSPSYRNLDVGPDDVVVDVGCGPGEALKYLSRFRALHGFDTDPRAIAFARKLAAGRPDVSFEARELVADDLTALQPTRVMMNGLLHHLDDTQAVSLLSMCARTPSVRRIATQDVVYLPGKYVSNLLAALDRGQYVREVEGYRALVAQAGLSIAHEEIIRSHPKGGRALYLIMALERPAT from the coding sequence ATGTCGCTTTACGATCGCGTGCTGGGCATTCCGTTCGTGTATACCCGCATCCGTCCGCTGATCGTCGGAGGCGTCGACATGTCGCCGTCGTACCGCAATCTGGACGTCGGTCCCGACGACGTGGTGGTCGACGTCGGCTGCGGCCCGGGCGAGGCGCTGAAATATCTGTCGCGCTTCCGCGCCCTGCACGGCTTCGACACCGACCCGCGGGCGATCGCCTTCGCTCGCAAGCTGGCGGCAGGTCGCCCGGACGTCAGCTTCGAAGCGCGCGAGCTGGTGGCTGACGACCTGACCGCGCTGCAGCCCACGCGCGTGATGATGAACGGGCTCCTGCACCACCTGGATGACACGCAAGCAGTGAGTCTGCTGTCGATGTGCGCGCGCACGCCGTCGGTCAGGCGCATCGCCACCCAGGACGTCGTCTACCTGCCGGGCAAGTACGTGAGCAACCTGCTAGCCGCCCTTGATCGCGGCCAGTACGTGCGCGAGGTCGAGGGCTACCGCGCGCTGGTCGCGCAGGCCGGATTGTCCATCGCGCACGAGGAGATCATCCGCAGCCACCCGAAGGGCGGACGGGCGTTGTACCTGATCATGGCCCTCGAACGTCCGGCGACATAG
- a CDS encoding cobalamin B12-binding domain-containing protein, with amino-acid sequence MPDEKRKIRILVAKPGLDGHDRGAKVVARALADAGYEVIYTGLHQTPEMIAATAMQEAVDAVGLSIMSGAHMTHFPAVMEAMRAQGVGDIVVFGGGIVPDDDVAALKALGVAEIFKPGSSTQAIVDWIERDLRPRLEGAAA; translated from the coding sequence GTGCCCGACGAAAAACGAAAGATCCGCATCCTGGTGGCCAAGCCCGGCCTGGACGGCCACGATCGCGGCGCCAAGGTGGTGGCCCGGGCCCTGGCCGACGCCGGGTACGAGGTCATCTACACCGGCCTGCACCAGACCCCCGAGATGATCGCCGCGACGGCCATGCAGGAAGCCGTCGACGCCGTCGGGCTGTCGATCATGTCGGGCGCGCACATGACCCATTTCCCGGCGGTGATGGAGGCGATGCGCGCCCAGGGCGTGGGCGACATCGTGGTGTTCGGCGGCGGCATCGTTCCCGACGACGACGTGGCGGCGCTGAAGGCGCTGGGGGTGGCGGAGATCTTCAAGCCGGGGTCGTCGACCCAGGCCATCGTCGACTGGATTGAACGCGATCTGCGGCCCCGTCTGGAAGGAGCGGCGGCGTGA